One genomic region from Tachysurus fulvidraco isolate hzauxx_2018 chromosome 14, HZAU_PFXX_2.0, whole genome shotgun sequence encodes:
- the LOC113656331 gene encoding rhodopsin: MNGTEGPFFYVPMSNATGIVKSPYDYPQYYLVAPWAYAMLGAYMFFLIIVGFPINFLTLYVTIEHKKLRTPLNYILLNLAVADLLMVFGGFTTTVYTSMHGYFVFGRLGCNLEGFFATFGGINSLWCLVVLSIERWVVVCKPMSNFRFGENHAIMGVAFTWVMALACTVPPLVGWSRYIPEGMQCSCGIDYYTRAEGFNNESFVIYMFTVHFLTPLFIITFCYGRLVCTVKEAAAAQQESETTQRAEREVTRMVIIMFIGYLVAWLPYASVAWYIFTHQGSEFGPVFMTLPAFFAKSSSCFNPIIYVCMNKQFRQCMITTLCCGKNPFEEEEGASTTASKTEASSVSSSSVSPA; encoded by the coding sequence ATGAATGGAACAGAGGGCCCGTTCTTTTACGTGCCCATGTCCAATGCCACCGGCATTGTGAAGAGTCCATACGATTATCCTCAGTACTACCTAGTGGCACCATGGGCTTACGCCATGCTGGGAGCTTACATGTTCTTCCTCATTATCGTCGGCTTCCCAATCAACTTCCTTACGCTGTACGTCACCATTGAGCACAAGAAGCTGCGCACACCCCTAAACTACATCCTCTTGAACTTGGCAGTTGCTGACTTGTTAATGGTGTTTGGAGGCTTCACAACCACGGTATACACATCTATGCATGGCTACTTCGTCTTTGGGCGCCTTGGCTGCAACCTGGAAGGCTTCTTTGCAACTTTTGGTGGTATCAACTCACTCTGGTGCCTGGTCGTGCTCTCCATTGAGAGATGGGTAGTTGTTTGCAAACCCATGAGCAACTTCAGATTTGGAGAGAACCATGCCATCATGGGAGTAGCATTCACCTGGGTCATGGCATTGGCCTGTACTGTGCCCCCCCTGGTTGGCTGGTCCCGTTATATCCCTGAGGGCATGCAGTGCTCATGTGGAATTGACTACTACACTCGTGCAGAGGGGTTCAACAATGAGTCCTTTGTCATCTACATGTTCACGGTCCACTTCTTGACCCCACTCTTCATCATCACCTTCTGCTATGGCCGTCTGGTCTGCACTGTCAAGGAGGCTGCAGCTGCACAGCAGGAGTCTGAAACCACCCAGAGAGCTGAGCGTGAGGTCACTCGCATGGTCATCATCATGTTCATCGGCTACTTGGTTGCTTGGCTGCCCTATGCCAGTGTGGCTTGGTACATCTTCACCCATCAGGGCAGTGAGTTTGGGCCTGTCTTCATGACCCTCCCAGCCTTCTTTGCCAAAAGCTCCTCATGCTTCAACCCTATCATCTATGTCTGCATGAACAAGCAGTTCCGCCAATGCATGATTACCACCCTGTGCTGTGGCAAGAACCCCTTCGAGGAAGAGGAGGGTGCTTCCACCACTGCCTCCAAGACCGAAGCCTCATCCGTTTCCTCCAGCTCTGTGTCCCCGGCATAA